Proteins co-encoded in one Daphnia carinata strain CSIRO-1 chromosome 3, CSIRO_AGI_Dcar_HiC_V3, whole genome shotgun sequence genomic window:
- the LOC130693725 gene encoding syndecan-like isoform X2: MNPRIHMAIFVALLAASSVSSSINSASSSVAKQVSGLNLKALDDLYIDDEGDDDIQLADEASGLGPLKPALGVEDEDEGEEEEDEEDVEEYDDNPVPVEPAKKAKDAGTTAATTTNMGSSNKNMTTGINDDYKDDVVVPPKVSPVAASPSSGKPPSSASAAVDDDEDDDNFDGSGGSGAGTGSNVDEENEEDEDDYDETATDEDAIGGIDVNSVITEPVPKTTMKPEKKPEVVVVAPPTSPTKAPKETTQAPSSPPPSGSRDENQVPVEPMTTPRPVDPSHGSPDGNRGNNDVQILDHKPDDRQASFFAQPGILAAVIGGAVVGLLCAILLVMFIVYRMRKKDEGSYVLDEPKRNSPNSHPYNKNSREFYA; encoded by the exons atgaatcCCAGAATACATATGGCGATTTTTGTCGCTCTCTTGGCTGCAAGTTCGGTTAGCAGTAGCATCAACAGTGCATCATCATCGGTTGCCAAG CAAGTAAGTGGGCTCAATCTAAAAGCTCTGGACGATTTGTACATTGACGATGAAGGTGACGACGATATTCAGCTGGCTGATGAAGCTTCCGGATTAGGTCCCCTGAAACCGG CCCTCGGGGTTGAAGACGAGGATGAAggggaagaagaggaggacgaAGAGGACGTTGAAGAGTACGACGACAACCCCGTGCCGGTAGAGCCAGCCAAAAAGGCCAAGGACGCCGGAACTACGGCCGCCACTACCACAAACATGGGCAGCAGTAACAAAAACATGACGACGGGCATCAACGACGACTACAAGGATGACGTGGTGGTACCACCCAAAGTGAGTCCCGTGGCGGCCTCACCTTCGTCGGGCAAGCCTCCGTCGTCGGCATCTGCCGCTGTCGATGATGACGAAGACGATGACAACTTTGACGGTTCTGGCGGTTCCGGCGCTGGAACTGGATCAAACGTCGATGAGGagaacgaagaagacgaagatgacTATGACGAGACCGCGACAGATGAGGATGCTATCGGTGGCATCGACGTCAATTCCGTCATTACGGAACCGGTGCCAAAAACGACGATGAAACCCGAGAAGAAGCCCGAAGTGGTGGTTGTCGCACCGCCCACCTCTCCGACCAAGGCGCCAAAGGAAACTACCCAGGCCCCTTCGTCTCCACCACCGTCCGGTAGTCGAGATGAGAACCAGGTTCCGGTCGAGCCGATGACAACACCAAGGCCCGTGGATCCTTCTCATGGCTCTCCGGATGGCAACCGAGGCAACAATGACGTCCAGATCCTCGATCACAAGCCGGATGATCGCCAAGCCTCTTTCTTCGCCCAGCCAGGAATACTCGCCG CTGTGATCGGCGGAGCCGTTGTGGGTCTGCTCTGCGCCATCCTGCTCGTCATGTTCATCGTCTACCGCATGCGCAAGAAGGACGAAGGATCGTACGTTCTCGACGAGCCAAAACGCAATTCGCCCAATTCGCACCCGTACAACAAAAACAGTCGCGAATTTTACGCTTAA
- the LOC130693701 gene encoding protein smoothened-like isoform X1, producing the protein MKLVVVAFLLSIDIAVARPKSSSTDGGIVLNDIPTNSGSRPRIEQPYLRHALTSELRRSEGQDFCRKTAKCQPVKNPICLTTKLPYSQTSLELVTDSHTQDDVQDKLMFWQNLKSVPKCWAVIQPFLCALYLPRCENGTVELPSQEMCKVIRNPCRIVEMEHRGGWPDFMRCEDTEKFPSGCKNEVRELKFNITPKCQSPLVETDNSLAYVEGVDGCGLPCNSPLFTKEEHEQVQRFTQTLVAMCLTTNLFAVFTFLIDWRSASRYPAVIIFYMNVCFAAACIGWIAQYIPSARQDIICRKDGTARVSEPSGGETLSCVVIFILIYYFLMAACVWFVMLAYSWFVSFQALGKIREKVSSKAAYFHLISWSIPLVLTITCMALAQVEAQSPHGICFVTNSNVVRSGFVLAPVLILLFVGHVFLYRGLLILIRLKLGSAASISASANSKLRNTIVRLASFSISIIGSVVLTFVCHIYEFERRSQWKTSFRSYMVCLANQNTSRIQNQGLADDCELESRPSMTITQVHLIAVFGAGVAVSSWVWTKASVLAWRRWYRRTFNKRPLDERVRIRKHKIIAQAFAKRRDLNHMGRMSISIHSTHDDPVGFGNLDLNSAASNDVSSAWAAAIPKFVTRRGAIVGAAGAFGLRRNSLDSEISMSAVRRISVESRASQSRRHSFDSQYSVHSQQTTDLERLTRLHFRHGGRKRNNMLRGGRKMALRRRGSITSQASSKGSQILPAITKLALRNRRGSITSLASSKGSQILPAITKRKNQLLPLGATGATVVQIQTNDKRQSSQVDLERIERFSLNLPGDGSSDESDIDNGESCKITAAPVTQSTQTTVAWNVATQTSPSLSTLRPISLKVAKPTTQSVSKGTQVTSSSSSSPSSSASTSPAVRKSLPKPSTMANVSSSKCHRERGQADGSPNGSSSDLSGHVSASGHGLSSPSQSLLDYLLPIKNQSEKKSDDRQLNGSKGSSRSNRNRKGRSRGVEAIELDRSSIARLLEKLREEDHKAAVEAANAAAIDSDERPKRSYDRRHRVERNRRSQSERHDGNEIELDCLLSSKNSNRSDRSRKSDSRRSRSKQETVVNDDDIS; encoded by the exons atgaagctgGTAGTCGTAGCCTTTCTGCTGTCGATCGACATAGCTGTCGCGAGACCAAAATCTAGCAGCACGGATGGTGGTATCGTTTTAAATGACATACCAACAAATTCAGGGTCTAGACCAAGGATTGAACAGCCTTACCTCAGGCATGCCTTAACCAGTGAACTAAGAAGGTCTGAAGGCCAAGACTTTTGTCGCAAAACAGCAAAATGTCAGCCAGTCAAAAATCCTATTTGCCTGACAACAAAGTTACCCTATTCCCAAACATCTTTGGAACTAGTGACTGACTCGCACACACAAGATGATGTTCAG GATAAGCTAATGttttggcaaaatttaaaaagtgtTCCTAAATGCTGGGCTGTAATTCAGCCATTTTTGTGTGCACTTTATTTGCCAAGGTGTGAAAATGGCACAGTAGAACTCCCATCTCAG GAAATGTGCAAAGTCATACGCAATCCCTGTCGGATTGTAGAAATGGAGCATAGAGGAGGCTGGCCAGATTTCATGAGATGTGAAGACACTGAAAAATTCCCTTCAGGTTGCAAG aatgaAGTGAGAGAGCTGAAATTCAACATAACTCCCAAGTGTCAGTCACCTTTGGTGGAAACAGATAACAGTTTGGCCTATGTTGAAGGAGTCGATGGATGCGGATTACCCTGCAATTCTCCTCTTTtcacaaaagaagaacatgaGCAAGTCCAACGATTTACACAGACGCTTGTTGCCATGTGTCTAACCACTAATTTGTTCGCCGTG TTTACGTTCCTGATTGATTGGCGTTCCGCTTCACGTTATCCGGCTGTCATCATCTTTTACATGAACGTGTGCTTTGCTGCCGCTTGTATTGGCTGGATTGCGCAGTATATTCCAAGTGCAAGGCAAGATATCATTTGCAGAAAAGATGGCACAGCCCGTGTATCCGAACCAAG tgGTGGAGAAACGCTGTCATGTGTTGTTATATTCATCTTAATATATTACTTTCTCATGGCCGCTTGTGTCTGGTTTGTCATGCTAGCCTATTCTTGGTTCGTCAGCTTCCAAGCCCTTG GTAAAATCCGTGAAAAAGTCAGCTCAAAAGCGGCTTACTTCCACTTGATTTCCTGGTCGATTCCACTAGTTCTTACAATCACGTGCATGGCGCTAGCTCAG GTTGAAGCACAAAGTCCAcatggaatttgttttgtgACCAACAGCAATGTGGTGCGATCTGGCTTTGTGCTGGCCCCTGTGTTAATTCTGCTTTTCGTTGGTCACGTCTTCCTTTACCGTGGCCTCCTTATCTTGATTCGCCTAAAGCTGGGTAGTGCTGCCTCCATCTCTGCTTCTGCTAATTCGAAACTACGCAATACCATCGTTCGCCTCGCTTCGTTCTCCATTTCCATCATTGGTTCCGTGGTACTGACCTTCGTTTGCCACATTTATgaatttgaaagaagaagtCAGTGGAAAACTTCATTTCGTTCCTACATGGT TTGtttggccaatcaaaacaCGTCTAGAATCCAGAACCAAGGCCTAGCCGATGACTGTGAATTAGAATCTCGACCAAGTATGACCATCACCCAAGTCCATCTGATTGCCGTCTTTGGAGCTGGAGTAGCCGTTTCATCGTGGGTTTGGACGAAAGCTTCCGTCCTGGCTTGGCGGAGATGGTATCGAAG GACGTTCAATAAAAGACCGTTGGATGAACGGGTTCGCATTCGCAAGCACAAGATCATCGCTCAGGCATTTGCCAAACGACGGGATCTAAACCACATGGGTCGGATGTCCATCAGTATACACAGCACTCACGACGACCCAGTAGGTTTCGGCAACCTTGACCTCAATAGTGCCGCTTCCAACGACGTTAGTTCTGCGTGGGCAGCGGCTATCCCAAAATTCGTCACGCGGCGGGGAGCCATCGTTGGTGCAGCTGGTGCGTTTGGACTGCGTCGCAACAGTCTCGACTCCGAAATAAGCATGAGCGCAGTTCGTCGTATTTCTGTTGAATCGAGAGCCAGCCAATCTCGGCGCCACTCGTTCGATTCGCAGTATTCTGTCCACTCTCAACAAACAACGGACTTGGAGCGCCTGACAAGATTACACTTTCGCCATGGTGGCCGAAAACGCAATAACATGCTTCGTGGTGGACGAAAAATGGCGCTGAGACGTCGGGGTAGCATTACATCTCAAGCCAGCTCAAAAGGATCACAAATCCTGCCAGCTATTACAAAACTAGCGCTCAGAAATCGACGAGGCAGCATCACTTCATTGGCCAGCTCAAAAGGATCGCAAATCTTGCCAGCTATTACGAAACGCAAAAATCAATTGCTTCCTCTTGGTGCAACTGGAGCGACTGTTGTTCAGATTCAAACCAATGACAAGCGACAATCATCGCAAGTTGACCTGGAAAGAATTGAGCGCTTTTCGCTCAACTTGCCAGGCGATGGAAGTAGCGACGAGAGTGATATCGACAATGGCGAATCGTGCAAAATCACTGCAGCGCCCGTCACGCAATCGACCCAAACTACCGTCGCATGGAACGTGGCCACGCAGACATCGCCCAGTTTATCGACTCTTCGACCTATTTCACTTAAGGTTGCTAAACCAACTACGCAATCTGTATCTAAAGGAACACAGGTgacttcatcatcttcatcatctCCGTCATCCTCTGCATCCACTTCGCCAGCCGTCCGCAAATCGTTACCGAAACCCTCGACAATGGCCAACGTCTCGAGCTCAAAGTGCCACAGAGAGCGCGGCCAAGCTGATGGTTCGCCTAATGGAAGCTCTTCAGACTTGTCGGGGCATGTATCAGCAAGCGGGCATGGTCTAAGCTCACCGTCTCAATCATTGCTCGATTACTTACTTCCCATAAAAAATCAGTCCGAAAAGAAATCTGATGATAGACAGCTCAATGGTTCCAAGGGCAG TTCCAGGTCCAACAGGAATAGGAAGGGCCGTTCACGTGGCGTGGAAGCTATTGAATTAGACCGTTCCTCCATCGCTCGTCTTCTTGAAAAATTGCGAGAGGAAGACCACAAAGCGGCAGTTGAAGCGGCAAATGCAGCTGCTATCGATTCGGACGAGCGCCCAAAACGTTCCTACGATCGGCGACATCGCGTCGAACGTAATCGTCGCTCTCAATCTGAACGACACGACGGCAATGAAATCGAATTAGATTGCCTGCTAAGCTCCAAAAATTCCAATCGGTCCGATCGATCTAGGAAATCAGACAGCCGTCGGTCGCGTTCAAAGCAAGAAACGGTTGTCAATGATGATGATATATCATAA
- the LOC130693701 gene encoding protein smoothened-like isoform X2 → MKLVVVAFLLSIDIAVARPKSSSTDGGIVLNDIPTNSGSRPRIEQPYLRHALTSELRRSEGQDFCRKTAKCQPVKNPICLTTKLPYSQTSLELVTDSHTQDDVQDKLMFWQNLKSVPKCWAVIQPFLCALYLPRCENGTVELPSQEMCKVIRNPCRIVEMEHRGGWPDFMRCEDTEKFPSGCKNEVRELKFNITPKCQSPLVETDNSLAYVEGVDGCGLPCNSPLFTKEEHEQVQRFTQTLVAMCLTTNLFAVFTFLIDWRSASRYPAVIIFYMNVCFAAACIGWIAQYIPSARQDIICRKDGTARVSEPSGGETLSCVVIFILIYYFLMAACVWFVMLAYSWFVSFQALGKIREKVSSKAAYFHLISWSIPLVLTITCMALAQVEAQSPHGICFVTNSNVVRSGFVLAPVLILLFVGHVFLYRGLLILIRLKLGSAASISASANSKLRNTIVRLASFSISIIGSVVLTFVCHIYEFERRSQWKTSFRSYMVCLANQNTSRIQNQGLADDCELESRPSMTITQVHLIAVFGAGVAVSSWVWTKASVLAWRRWYRRTFNKRPLDERVRIRKHKIIAQAFAKRRDLNHMGRMSISIHSTHDDPVGFGNLDLNSAASNDVSSAWAAAIPKFVTRRGAIVGAAGAFGLRRNSLDSEISMSAVRRISVESRASQSRRHSFDSQYSVHSQQTTDLERLTRLHFRHGGRKRNNMLRGGRKMALRRRGSITSQASSKGSQILPAITKLALRNRRGSITSLASSKGSQILPAITKRKNQLLPLGATGATVVQIQTNDKRQSSQVDLERIERFSLNLPGDGSSDESDIDNGESCKITAAPVTQSTQTTVAWNVATQTSPSLSTLRPISLKVAKPTTQSVSKGTQVTSSSSSSPSSSASTSPAVRKSLPKPSTMANVSSSKCHRERGQADGSPNGSSSDLSGHVSASGHGLSSPSQSLLDYLLPIKNQSEKKSDDRQLNGSKGRSNRNRKGRSRGVEAIELDRSSIARLLEKLREEDHKAAVEAANAAAIDSDERPKRSYDRRHRVERNRRSQSERHDGNEIELDCLLSSKNSNRSDRSRKSDSRRSRSKQETVVNDDDIS, encoded by the exons atgaagctgGTAGTCGTAGCCTTTCTGCTGTCGATCGACATAGCTGTCGCGAGACCAAAATCTAGCAGCACGGATGGTGGTATCGTTTTAAATGACATACCAACAAATTCAGGGTCTAGACCAAGGATTGAACAGCCTTACCTCAGGCATGCCTTAACCAGTGAACTAAGAAGGTCTGAAGGCCAAGACTTTTGTCGCAAAACAGCAAAATGTCAGCCAGTCAAAAATCCTATTTGCCTGACAACAAAGTTACCCTATTCCCAAACATCTTTGGAACTAGTGACTGACTCGCACACACAAGATGATGTTCAG GATAAGCTAATGttttggcaaaatttaaaaagtgtTCCTAAATGCTGGGCTGTAATTCAGCCATTTTTGTGTGCACTTTATTTGCCAAGGTGTGAAAATGGCACAGTAGAACTCCCATCTCAG GAAATGTGCAAAGTCATACGCAATCCCTGTCGGATTGTAGAAATGGAGCATAGAGGAGGCTGGCCAGATTTCATGAGATGTGAAGACACTGAAAAATTCCCTTCAGGTTGCAAG aatgaAGTGAGAGAGCTGAAATTCAACATAACTCCCAAGTGTCAGTCACCTTTGGTGGAAACAGATAACAGTTTGGCCTATGTTGAAGGAGTCGATGGATGCGGATTACCCTGCAATTCTCCTCTTTtcacaaaagaagaacatgaGCAAGTCCAACGATTTACACAGACGCTTGTTGCCATGTGTCTAACCACTAATTTGTTCGCCGTG TTTACGTTCCTGATTGATTGGCGTTCCGCTTCACGTTATCCGGCTGTCATCATCTTTTACATGAACGTGTGCTTTGCTGCCGCTTGTATTGGCTGGATTGCGCAGTATATTCCAAGTGCAAGGCAAGATATCATTTGCAGAAAAGATGGCACAGCCCGTGTATCCGAACCAAG tgGTGGAGAAACGCTGTCATGTGTTGTTATATTCATCTTAATATATTACTTTCTCATGGCCGCTTGTGTCTGGTTTGTCATGCTAGCCTATTCTTGGTTCGTCAGCTTCCAAGCCCTTG GTAAAATCCGTGAAAAAGTCAGCTCAAAAGCGGCTTACTTCCACTTGATTTCCTGGTCGATTCCACTAGTTCTTACAATCACGTGCATGGCGCTAGCTCAG GTTGAAGCACAAAGTCCAcatggaatttgttttgtgACCAACAGCAATGTGGTGCGATCTGGCTTTGTGCTGGCCCCTGTGTTAATTCTGCTTTTCGTTGGTCACGTCTTCCTTTACCGTGGCCTCCTTATCTTGATTCGCCTAAAGCTGGGTAGTGCTGCCTCCATCTCTGCTTCTGCTAATTCGAAACTACGCAATACCATCGTTCGCCTCGCTTCGTTCTCCATTTCCATCATTGGTTCCGTGGTACTGACCTTCGTTTGCCACATTTATgaatttgaaagaagaagtCAGTGGAAAACTTCATTTCGTTCCTACATGGT TTGtttggccaatcaaaacaCGTCTAGAATCCAGAACCAAGGCCTAGCCGATGACTGTGAATTAGAATCTCGACCAAGTATGACCATCACCCAAGTCCATCTGATTGCCGTCTTTGGAGCTGGAGTAGCCGTTTCATCGTGGGTTTGGACGAAAGCTTCCGTCCTGGCTTGGCGGAGATGGTATCGAAG GACGTTCAATAAAAGACCGTTGGATGAACGGGTTCGCATTCGCAAGCACAAGATCATCGCTCAGGCATTTGCCAAACGACGGGATCTAAACCACATGGGTCGGATGTCCATCAGTATACACAGCACTCACGACGACCCAGTAGGTTTCGGCAACCTTGACCTCAATAGTGCCGCTTCCAACGACGTTAGTTCTGCGTGGGCAGCGGCTATCCCAAAATTCGTCACGCGGCGGGGAGCCATCGTTGGTGCAGCTGGTGCGTTTGGACTGCGTCGCAACAGTCTCGACTCCGAAATAAGCATGAGCGCAGTTCGTCGTATTTCTGTTGAATCGAGAGCCAGCCAATCTCGGCGCCACTCGTTCGATTCGCAGTATTCTGTCCACTCTCAACAAACAACGGACTTGGAGCGCCTGACAAGATTACACTTTCGCCATGGTGGCCGAAAACGCAATAACATGCTTCGTGGTGGACGAAAAATGGCGCTGAGACGTCGGGGTAGCATTACATCTCAAGCCAGCTCAAAAGGATCACAAATCCTGCCAGCTATTACAAAACTAGCGCTCAGAAATCGACGAGGCAGCATCACTTCATTGGCCAGCTCAAAAGGATCGCAAATCTTGCCAGCTATTACGAAACGCAAAAATCAATTGCTTCCTCTTGGTGCAACTGGAGCGACTGTTGTTCAGATTCAAACCAATGACAAGCGACAATCATCGCAAGTTGACCTGGAAAGAATTGAGCGCTTTTCGCTCAACTTGCCAGGCGATGGAAGTAGCGACGAGAGTGATATCGACAATGGCGAATCGTGCAAAATCACTGCAGCGCCCGTCACGCAATCGACCCAAACTACCGTCGCATGGAACGTGGCCACGCAGACATCGCCCAGTTTATCGACTCTTCGACCTATTTCACTTAAGGTTGCTAAACCAACTACGCAATCTGTATCTAAAGGAACACAGGTgacttcatcatcttcatcatctCCGTCATCCTCTGCATCCACTTCGCCAGCCGTCCGCAAATCGTTACCGAAACCCTCGACAATGGCCAACGTCTCGAGCTCAAAGTGCCACAGAGAGCGCGGCCAAGCTGATGGTTCGCCTAATGGAAGCTCTTCAGACTTGTCGGGGCATGTATCAGCAAGCGGGCATGGTCTAAGCTCACCGTCTCAATCATTGCTCGATTACTTACTTCCCATAAAAAATCAGTCCGAAAAGAAATCTGATGATAGACAGCTCAATGGTTCCAAGGGCAG GTCCAACAGGAATAGGAAGGGCCGTTCACGTGGCGTGGAAGCTATTGAATTAGACCGTTCCTCCATCGCTCGTCTTCTTGAAAAATTGCGAGAGGAAGACCACAAAGCGGCAGTTGAAGCGGCAAATGCAGCTGCTATCGATTCGGACGAGCGCCCAAAACGTTCCTACGATCGGCGACATCGCGTCGAACGTAATCGTCGCTCTCAATCTGAACGACACGACGGCAATGAAATCGAATTAGATTGCCTGCTAAGCTCCAAAAATTCCAATCGGTCCGATCGATCTAGGAAATCAGACAGCCGTCGGTCGCGTTCAAAGCAAGAAACGGTTGTCAATGATGATGATATATCATAA
- the LOC130693725 gene encoding syndecan-like isoform X1 — translation MNPRIHMAIFVALLAASSVSSSINSASSSVAKQQVSGLNLKALDDLYIDDEGDDDIQLADEASGLGPLKPALGVEDEDEGEEEEDEEDVEEYDDNPVPVEPAKKAKDAGTTAATTTNMGSSNKNMTTGINDDYKDDVVVPPKVSPVAASPSSGKPPSSASAAVDDDEDDDNFDGSGGSGAGTGSNVDEENEEDEDDYDETATDEDAIGGIDVNSVITEPVPKTTMKPEKKPEVVVVAPPTSPTKAPKETTQAPSSPPPSGSRDENQVPVEPMTTPRPVDPSHGSPDGNRGNNDVQILDHKPDDRQASFFAQPGILAAVIGGAVVGLLCAILLVMFIVYRMRKKDEGSYVLDEPKRNSPNSHPYNKNSREFYA, via the exons atgaatcCCAGAATACATATGGCGATTTTTGTCGCTCTCTTGGCTGCAAGTTCGGTTAGCAGTAGCATCAACAGTGCATCATCATCGGTTGCCAAG CAGCAAGTAAGTGGGCTCAATCTAAAAGCTCTGGACGATTTGTACATTGACGATGAAGGTGACGACGATATTCAGCTGGCTGATGAAGCTTCCGGATTAGGTCCCCTGAAACCGG CCCTCGGGGTTGAAGACGAGGATGAAggggaagaagaggaggacgaAGAGGACGTTGAAGAGTACGACGACAACCCCGTGCCGGTAGAGCCAGCCAAAAAGGCCAAGGACGCCGGAACTACGGCCGCCACTACCACAAACATGGGCAGCAGTAACAAAAACATGACGACGGGCATCAACGACGACTACAAGGATGACGTGGTGGTACCACCCAAAGTGAGTCCCGTGGCGGCCTCACCTTCGTCGGGCAAGCCTCCGTCGTCGGCATCTGCCGCTGTCGATGATGACGAAGACGATGACAACTTTGACGGTTCTGGCGGTTCCGGCGCTGGAACTGGATCAAACGTCGATGAGGagaacgaagaagacgaagatgacTATGACGAGACCGCGACAGATGAGGATGCTATCGGTGGCATCGACGTCAATTCCGTCATTACGGAACCGGTGCCAAAAACGACGATGAAACCCGAGAAGAAGCCCGAAGTGGTGGTTGTCGCACCGCCCACCTCTCCGACCAAGGCGCCAAAGGAAACTACCCAGGCCCCTTCGTCTCCACCACCGTCCGGTAGTCGAGATGAGAACCAGGTTCCGGTCGAGCCGATGACAACACCAAGGCCCGTGGATCCTTCTCATGGCTCTCCGGATGGCAACCGAGGCAACAATGACGTCCAGATCCTCGATCACAAGCCGGATGATCGCCAAGCCTCTTTCTTCGCCCAGCCAGGAATACTCGCCG CTGTGATCGGCGGAGCCGTTGTGGGTCTGCTCTGCGCCATCCTGCTCGTCATGTTCATCGTCTACCGCATGCGCAAGAAGGACGAAGGATCGTACGTTCTCGACGAGCCAAAACGCAATTCGCCCAATTCGCACCCGTACAACAAAAACAGTCGCGAATTTTACGCTTAA
- the LOC130693729 gene encoding U5 small nuclear ribonucleoprotein 40 kDa protein-like has product MALVSVNNPNNNELVSATPGQVVLQQGPARTSSLMAPIMLLAGHPGEIFGLKFHPDGQFLVSSGFDRQIFLWNVYGECENFAVLSGHTGAIMDLQLSTDGDTIYTASTDKTICLWDTRTGAKIKKLKGHSSFVNAIHPARRGPPLLCSASDDCNIKVWDPRKRTETVSLDNSYQVTAVTFNDTAEQVISAGIDNDVKVWDLRKNALLYSLKGHSDTVTGLALSPDGSFVLSNSMDNSLRVWDIRPFAPQERCIKMMVGHAHNFEKNLLRCSWSPDGNKISAGSADRFVYIWDTTSRRIIYKLPGHNGSVNDVVFHPKEPIIASGASDKLIYLGEIEP; this is encoded by the exons ATGGCGCTTGTTTCAGTAAACAATcccaataataatgaactgGTATCAGCCACGCCGGGTCAAGTGGTTCTGCAGCAG GGCCCAGCTAGAACCTCTAGCCTTATGGCTCCCATAATGCTACTTGCTGGACATCCTGGAGAAATTTTTGGACTCAAATTTCATCCTGATGGCCagtttttagtttcttctggGTTCGATAGACAAATCT TTTTATGGAATGTATATGGAGAATGTGAAAACTTTGCTGTTCTTTCTGGTCACACTGGAGCAATTATGGATCTGCAACTGTCCACTGATGGTGATACCATTTACACTGCTAGCACTGACAAAACGATATGTCTGTGGGACACCAGGACTggagccaaaataaaaaaattaaaag GCCATTCTTCATTCGTCAATGCTATTCATCCTGCCCGAAGAGGCCCACCTCTGCTTTGCAGTGCCTCAGATGATTGCAATATCAAAGTTTGGGATCCAAGAAAGAGAACAGAGACTGTGTCATTGGATAATTCTTACCAAGTTACAGCTGTTACCTTCAATGACACTGCCGAACAGGTCATTTCAGCAGGAATCGACAACGACGTTAAG GTATGGGATCTCAGGAAAAACGCTCTTCTATACTCGTTGAAGGGCCATTCAGACACCGTGACTGGCTTAGCTTTAAGCCCTGATGGATCTTTCGTATTGTCAAATTCGATGGATAATTCGTTACGAGTTTGGGATATCCGACCTTTCGCTCCTCAAGAACGTTGTATCAAAATGATGGTTGGCCATGCTCATAATTTTGAAAAG AACTTACTTCGTTGCTCTTGGTCGCCCGATGGAAACAAAATTTCCGCTGGTTCTGCAGACAGATTTGTTTATATATGGGATACTACATCACGTCGTATTATTTACAAACTACCTGGCCACAATGGAAGCGTCAACGATGTAGTTTTCCATCCAAAGGAACCCATTA TTGCTTCTGGTGCCAGTGACAAGCTCATCTACCTGGGGGAAATCGAACCGTAA
- the LOC130693721 gene encoding platelet glycoprotein Ib alpha chain-like, whose protein sequence is MVCANLQSVQQLMKIFEPPFPVNQLWHLTVKHSHLDDLEANLLGDKSFAVILFQNVTGVSKIMPHAFAASVERLRVLTFDSSPSLGVLSVQGIADLENLVDFEVTASVDQLIDFPSLPNLQYLHLYGNRFSNPPNLPHLPKLHSLWLNSGKLVALQPLNLTFLPSLRKIVLFGNQLRQLDEGDLHFQSPRVDLIDLSDNDLSGGIHPSAIEGISYNTIIDLKKTNLTQLEEATFRPILSVLARGAGHVQLHGTMLQCDCQSFGWLLREPKLMAKISQTSKCSDGVNVHFKTSRLHCPLNETISEPISKPTTH, encoded by the exons ATGGTTTGTGCCAATTTGCAAAGTGTTCAGCAATTGATGAAAATCTTTGAACCACCCTTCCCCGTTAACCAACTGTGGCATTTGACGGTAAAGCACAGTCACCTGGATGACTTGGAGGCCAATTTGCTGGGTGACAAATCCTTTGctgttattttatttcaaaatgtcACTGGTGTAAGCAAAATTATGCCTCACGCGTTTGCCGCGTCGGTTGAACGACTTCGTGTTCTCACTTTTGATTCGTCACCGTCACTCGGCGTACTTTCCGTCCAGGGGATTGCTGATTTGGAAAATCTTGTGGATTTCGAAGTTACGGCTAGCGTCGACCAATTAATT GATTTCCCATCTTTACCGAATTTGCAGTACCTACATCTGTATGGCAATAGGTTCTCCAATCCACCCAATCTACCCCACTTACCGAAATTACATTCTCTTTGGCTCAATTCTGGCAAATTGGTTGCTCTTCAACCACTTAATCTAACTTTTTTGCCAAGTTTGAGAAAAATTGTCCTTTTTGGTAACCAACTGCGACAGCTAGACGAAGGGGACTTACATTTCCAATCCCCTCGAGTTGATCTTATAGACTTGAGTGACAACGACTTGAGTGGTGGTATTCATCCAAGTGCTATAGAAG GAATCAGCTACAATACGAtaattgatttaaagaaaaccaatCTCACTCAACTTGAAGAAGCTACATTTCGGCCGATTCTTAGTGTACTCGCACGTGGCGCCGGACACGTACAACTCCATG GCACGATGTTGCAATGCGATTGTCAGTCTTTTGGCTGGCTTTTACGAGAGCCAAAACTAATGGCCAAAATTTCCCAAACTTCTAAATGTTCCGACGGCGTCAACGTCCATTTTAAGACTAGCCGCCTACATTGTCCTTTAAACGAAACGATATCCGAACCGATCAGTAAACCTACAACGCATTGA